From Corallococcus exiguus:
ATAGCCCTGGCGGAGGCCGTCATGCCGGTAGAACTCAAGCATCAGGGTCTCCAGCTGCCCCTCGGCATCAAGGAAGGCGCTCCGGTCCACGACGAAAGCGAAGGTGCCCGACTGTCCCGGTGAGAGCGAAGCATGCTCGGAACGAACAGCAACAGTTCGCGGCTCATGGCTCTTGAGGGAGAACAGCTTTGCACGGACCATTCGCCACGGGCGGTCCTCGCTCTGATTCCTCACGGCGATAGTGACCGCGGCCTTGCCCTTGCCCGAGTAGAGCCGCATCGACAGCTCGGAGTCCGCCTCCACTGCTCCCCAGGACTTGATCACCCGGAACGGCGTCTGTGCCCTGGCTCCAGATACCAGCAGCGCGGCCAGTGCATGGTCCGCAGAGGTCTCCTCCTGACGCAGTCGCTCGTTCTCCTCTTCCAGCGCGTTCTTCGCCCTGAGCGCGCGCGACAGCGCGGACACCACCGCCTGATAGCTCTCCCGGTCCTTGAAGACGTCCACCTGTTGATCCGTCCACCCCCACTCCTCTACCGGCGGCCTCAGCAAGAACGAAAGTTCCGTCCCATCCGCTAGCGTCACGAGCAGTGGCACACTCTCATCCGGAGCCAGGGCACGGAGGGGTTCAATCACCACCCGCTTCCCCGCGACCACCAGCGGCTCGAAGCGTCCCTCCCACCCGAGCAGCTTCGTCTTCATCGGGTCGCAGGCTTGCTCGAACCGGAGCACCGTGACGATCTGCCCCGCCACGTGGATGCGATGGGCCGCGTCGTCCGGGTGCTCAGACAGCACCAGGGTCCGGACCTGAGCCCTCTCACGCGGCCCCGCCAGGGCAGGTGTGGCCACGAGGAAGAACAGGGCAAAGAACCAGCCAGGTAGGGCGTTCGGCATCGAACCTGGACCCTACCCAAGCCGCTCGTTCCACGCCAATCTTCCAGACCGGGCACATATGCACCGGACGACGTCCACGAACATGCAGCGGCGGTTGACCGAACTCTCCGCTCGCCAATTTCCCAACCTTCTCCCTGCTGTCTACACACCCGCGCTCACGGATCACGATGGCCGCACGCTGATGTTCCCCACGCCGGAACGGACGGCGCGGCCAGGGGCGTTCGCATCAATGGGCCTGGGTGTGAACCATGCGCGCTGACGCTCTGTTGCTGGCCATGGTGCTGCTGGCTACGGGATGTGCCTCCGCGCCGCATGCGCGGAGCCTGAGCTATACGCCGGGTGGGACGTCCGTCCTCTCCGGTCCGGAGCAACGGCTGCCGCGTCGCCAGGGCTCACGTGACGATGAGACCACGCCAGGCGCTGCTGGAGGCAGGGAGCGGAGCGATGCACTGACGCGTGATGCAGTCCTCGCGAGCATTGCCGAAGTGAAACGCTCATTGGGCGGCGTTGAAGCCGCGCGCTCCAAGCTGGCGGGCCGTCCTCCGCCCCTCGTGGGATGGAGCCTCAACGGCGTCTTCACCCGCTACCTCGACCATGGCTCCAATCAGGTGAAGTGGATGCAGGGGGCGCTCGGGAGCGCCACCGCGCTGACACGCGTGGCTTCGGAGGTGGGGGATGCGAACATGGAGCAGGGCATGCTGCGCATGACGGGACCGAAGCTCCAGGCGGCCCTGTTCGGGACCCTGTTGATGGCCACCTGGGTGGACTTCCTCCACCTCACGGATGCCGTGCTCCGGAACTGTCCAACGTGCAGCGTCGAGAAGCTCTTCGTCGACCTGCATCGCGTGCAGGAGTTGATGGAGCCCGCGCTGGAGGACCTCGCCTCCCAGGACCCCGAGCGGGTAGAGGCGGCGGCGGTCGCGATGCCCGAGTTGATGGGGAAGCTGACCCGTGAATTCGACTCAATCCAACGGGAGACTCGCGCGAGCATGAAGCTTGGTGGGCAGGTCCTCGCGGCCGTGCGGGCGGTGGAGTTGGTCGCCATGATTTCCACGCTGAAGGTGTCGCTGCCACGGCTGCCTCCCTCGGCGCCCGCGACGCTCGGCGTGGGCTTCGTGATGAACTCTGGCGGCGTCATGACGGGCTCGCGGCTGGTGGTCTCCGCCGAGTGGGTGGAGATGATGCGAAGGCTCGTGCAAGCGGGCGTCATCTCCGTTCCAGCCGTCAGCGCGGCCGTCCTCATTCAGAGCGGACAGGTCATGATGGCCCAGTCGCATCAGGACCTGCCCAAGGGCGTGCGCGACGCCCTGGGGGACAGCCCCGAGGTGCGCGGCATGCAGGTGACGGGCAGAGCGGGAGCGGGCATGTCGGACGGCCCGAGGCACCATGTGCTGCCGCAAGAGCACCGCAAGTGGTTCGAACAGCGCGGCTTCAAAGGCGACATGGACATCGACCAGTTTTGCGTCCGGTTGGAGCAGGCCCACCATGAGGCGATTCACGGTGGGGGAAACTGGAAGCTGGGGCGCACCTGGCCCGGCGAATGGAACCGGCTGATCATGGATGCGCTGTTCAAGGCTGAGGTGAAGTCTGGCCGGGTGTTGACGCGGAATGAGGTCCTGGACATCGTTGCGGATCGAATGAAGGACTACCGGATCCCGCTGAACTTCACGCCTGGGAGAAGACGATGAGCGGCGGAGATGCCTGGCGGGGCAACATCAAGGCACGCCTGTACGAACGCGTCCGCGCGCTCGGCTTCGACTCACTCACTGCCTTTGCCGATGCACGTCCCGCTGTCCCGCTGTACGCGCTGGCCGACGAGCTTGGCGACGATGACGTTGCCGCGGTGCAGGTGTTGAGCGGGTTGCTCGGAGAGGCGGAACGGCGCAAGCAGGTCACTCGCTTTGTCCGAGATGTTCTCGTGCGCCTCTTGTCTCAGAGCCTTACCAACGGTTGGCCGGCCGTGCTGGATGACGCGAACCGATTCAAGGTAGCCAAGGCACTCGGGACGTGGTTCGCCTACACCCCAGAAACCCACAAGGAGCGCGTGGACCGGGCTGGTGATGCACTCCTCGCCCATCCGCCGCCGCCCGGCTGGCAACCGCTCGGACCCGACGACGAGTTACTCCGCACGCTCCTACCCGACGACGAAGTCTGACCCGCGAGGCACCCCCAAGGGCCGCTGAAGGGGGCGCCCCCGGACCTCAGCCCTGCTTCAACGCCGCGCCAATGGCATTCCCGAACGGCACCGTGGGCCGGCCGATCAGTCGGCTCAGCGTGCGGCTCGAATCATTCAGCTCCCCGCGCGACAAGCCCGCGTCCGCGTCCGCCAGCGTGTCCGCGAAGGGCTTGGGCACGCCCACCCCCTGGAGCGCCGCGGAGAACTCCGCCACCGGCAGGTCCACGTACTTCACCGGCTTGCCCGACTGGCGCGACAGCTCCGCCACGTACTCCGGCAGGCTGAAGCTCGCGTCACCCGCCAGCTCGTACACCTGGTTCTCGTGGCCCGTGCCCGTCAGCACCGCCACCGCCGCGTCCGCGTACTCCTCACGCGTCGCCGCGGCCACCCGGCCCCCCTTCGCGCTGCCCTGCACCACGCCGTACTGCAGCGCCGGCGCGAGGTGCTCCGTGTAGTTCTCCACGTACCAGCCGTTGCGCAGGAACACGTACGGGATGCCCGACGCGCGGATGGCCTCCTCCGTCGCCTTGTGCTCCCCCGCCAGCGACAGGCCGCTCTTGTCCGCGAACAGGATGCTCGTGTAGGCCAGCAGCTTCACGCCCGCCTTCTTCGCCGCTTCAATCACCGCCGAGTGCTGCGGGAAGCGCTTCCCCACCTCGTTCGCGGAGATGAGCAGCACCGTGTCTCCCTTGGAGAACACCCCGTTCAGCGTCTCCGGGTGGTCGTAGTCCACCTTGCGCACCTGCACGCCGCGCGCGGCCCAGGCCTTCGCCTTGTCCGGATTGCGCACCGCCACCGCCACCTGGTCCGCCGGCACCTTCTTCAGCAACCCCTCGACGACGAACTGGCCCAGCTTCCCCGAGGCTCCCGTGACAACGAACATGGCTCCGCCCTTTCCTTGCTCGCGCTCCAGGCGCGAAGTCGAACTGGGCTTACCGTAACGGGGGTACTCACTTTTCGTAAGTACGCACCTCATGGTAAGTGTCACGTCATGAAGGCAAGCAAGGGCAGTCCATTGCTGGAGAAGGTGAAGCAGCGCGGGGACCTGCACGCGGCGGGGTGTCCCTCGCGCGGTGTTTTGGAGCACGTCACCAGCCAGTGGGGCGTGCTGGTGCTCGTCGCGCTCAAGGAGGATGGCACCCACCGCTTCAGCGAGCTGCGCCGCAAGGTGGGCGGGGTGAGCGAGAAGATGCTCGCCCAGACGCTCCAGGCCCTGGAGCAGGACGGCTTCGTGCACCGGGAGGCCCACCCCGTGATTCCTCCCCACGTGGACTACAGCCTCACGCCCCTGGGTGAAGAAGTGGCCGTCCACGTGGAGGCGCTGACCTCCTGGATTGAAGACAACGTGCACCGGGTGATGACCGCCCGAACCCAGGCGCTGCCCCGCAAGAAGGCCTCCTGAGAGGCCCCGGGCTCCCTCGCCCGGATGCTCTCCAGCGGGACGAACGGGAGCGAAGGGGACAGGCCCGCGTTAAGACTGCTCCCGTGCCCGCTGACACCCCGCTCAAGGTCCGCATTCTCGATGCCATCCGCGATGTCCCGGCCGCCCAATGGGATGCCCTGGTCGCCGACGGCGCGCCCCCCTTCGTGCGCCACGCGTGGCTGTCCGCCATGGAGGAGAGCGGCAGCGCCACCGAGGACACCGGCTGGGCCCCGCACCACCTGACGCTGTGGCGGGGCAAGAAGCTGGTCGCCGCCGCGCCCGCCTATCTCAAGTTCCACAGCATGGGCGAGTACATCTACGACTTCGGCTGGGCCAACGCCGCCGCCCAGCTGGGCGTGGAGTACTACCCGAAGCTGCTCGTGGGCGGCCCCCTGTCCCCCGCCACCGTGCCGCGCTTCCTCACCGCCCCCGGAGAAGACGCCGCGCTCTTGCGCCGCGCGCTCCTCCAGGCCGCCGTGGAGACCGCCCAGGCGAAGGACTGCTCCGGCGTCCACGTGCTCTATCCCACGGATGAAGAGGCGGACTTCCTGGAGGAGGCGGGGCTCGCGCGCCGCATCACGCTCCAGTTCCATTGGAAGAACCCGGGCTACCAGAGCTACGACGACTACCTGGCCCGCTTCGACTCCAAGCGCCGCAACCAGCTCAAGCGCGAGCGCGCCGCCGCGGCCACGCAGGGCATCCAGCTGCGCACCGTGCGCGGCGCGGACCTGACACCGGAGCACGCCCAGCGCGCGTACACCTTCTACACGTCCACCTGCGAGCGCCACGCCTGGGGCCAGGTGCAGCTCACCCCGGGCTTCTTCGAGCGCGTCTTCCGTGACCTGCCCGACACCGTGGAGATGGTGGAGGCGGTGAAGGACGGGCAGGTCATCGCCGGGGCCTTCAACCTGGCCACGCCGGAGCGGCTCTACGGCCGCTATTGGGGCTGCACGGAAGAGCACCCCTTCCTGCACTTCAACGTCTGCCTGTATCAGTCCGTGGACGACTGCATCCGTTCGGGCCGCAAGGTCTTCGAGCCCGGCGCGGGCGGCGAACACAAGGTGACTCGCGGCTTCGAGCCCACCGCCGTACACAGCGCCCACCTGATTTTCGACAAGCGCCTGGACAAGGCCGTGCGGAGCTTCCTGCGCATGGAGCACATGCGGCTGGCACCCGCCGTGGAAGAGGCGGAGCGCATCTGCGGCCTCAAGCCGTGGGCCGGCTCCGGCGTCGGCGGGGCCCCCGGGTCCACCGGTACCTGAAAAACCTGAACGTCTGTCCGCCAGCCCACCGGCCGGTGGGCATCCGCGCTCGGTTCAAGTTGTGAAATCGGGGTGAAGCTCTAGAGTCCGCCCCCATGAAAGTCCCGGAGACAGAGGAAGACTTCATCCAGTGGTACGAAGACTGCTGGGCGGACCGCGACGAGGTGGAGTATCCGAAGCTGTTCGGAGCCATCCGAGAGGAGGTGGACCTCCTGGAGGGCACCGGCGTGCTGGAGGGGTGGCTGGAGAGCGAGCTGGCCCAGGGCACGGAGATGGATCCGAACTGGCTGCCCATGGGCGTGCGCGTGGCGCCTCCCAGTCCAGAGCACCCGTACTGGACCTACGTCACGAGCGGCCTGTCCAACCCCTTCACGGTGGCCCCCGGCGAGGACCTGGCGGACGACGCCCGCAGCGGCCTGGGCTACGAGATGGTCATCCACACGCCCGAGGAGGAGCGCTGGCCGGTGCTGCGCCTCCTGGACATGATGGCCTACAACCTCGTGTGCGCGCGGCTGTTCGCCATGGGCCACCGCTACCCGGTGGACGGCACTCTCACCGGCAGTGAGACGAAGCTCGCCGGCTTCGTGTTCGTGAAGGACGCCAACCGCCCCAGCCACTTCACCTTGCCCAGCGGCCAGGTGGAGCTGCTCACGCTGGTGGGCGTGACGAAGAACGAGATGGCCTTCGCGCGCTCCAACGGCATGGACAGCCTGCTGAAGCGGCTGGCCGACCCCGCGAACCCGAGCACCGCGTTCATCACGCGCCCGGAGCGCGACGAGGCGAAGCTGTAGCTCCCCCACCCTCGCCGCCGCCGCGCTGACCGGCGCGCGGCGGCGAGGACTCCACCAGCGAGTGCAGGAGGCCCGGCTCGAAGGGCTTCTCGATGCGCGGCAGCGGCACGGCCTGGAGGAAGGCGCGGGCGCGCTCCGTGAAGCTGCCGCCCGTCATGAACACGAAGCGCGACAGGAGCTCCGGCCGGCGCCGCGACAGCTCCGCGTGCACGTCCATGCCGGTGAGGTCCGCCATCATCAGGTCGCAGAAGACGCGGTCGAAGGCGTCGTCCTGCTCCAGCAGCGCCAGCGCCTCCCGGCCGCTGTGCGCCACCACCACGTCGTGCTGCCGGCCGAGGATGCGCCGGAGCACCGAGGTGAGCTGAGGCTCGTCGTCCACCACCAGCACGCGCTTGCGCGAGGGTCCGTCGTCCGCGCGCACCGCGGGGACGCCCGGGTGGACGATGGGCTCCGAGACGGGCAGCCGCACCTGGAAGGTGCTGCCCATGCCGGGGATGCTGGTGGCCGTCAGCTCACCGTGCATGCTGCGCACGAGCCCCAGGCAGATGGACAGCCCCAGGCCGCTGCCCTCCCCCACGGGCCGCGTGGTGAAGAACGGCTCGAAGGCGCGCTGGAGCACCTCCGGCGTCATGCCCAGGCCGGTGTCGGACACCTCCGCCAGCACCCACGCGCCCTCGCGGCGGGTGGTGAGCGTCACGCGGTGCCTTTCGAAGGCGCCGGCGGGGATGGCGTGCGCGGCGTTGATGAGCAGGTGGAGGAACACCTGCCCCAGGCGCGCCTCGTGCGCCAGCGCGGGCGGCACCTGGCCGAAGTGGCGCTCCACCTGGGCGCGGCTGCGCAGGTGGGTCATGGCCATGGAGATGCCGAACTCCAGCGACGCGTGCACGTCCACCGGCCCCAGGCGCAGCTCGTCCGCGCGGGCGAAGGTCTGCAGGTCGCGCACGATGACGCGGATCCGCTCCGCGCCCTCCTTCGCCTCGCGCAGCGCCTCCAGCGCCTCGCCCAACACGTCCTGGAGCCCCGGACGGCGGGCGAGCGGCGTGAGCTGCTCCACCGCGAACTGGAGGTTGCCGGCGACGTAGGACAGGGGGTTGTTGATTTCGTGGCCCACGCCCGCGGCCAGCTGGCCCGCCATGGCCAGCTTCTCCGACTGCACCAGCCGCTCGCGCGCGGCCATCAGCTCGTGCGTGCGGCGCTGGGCCAGGGCCTCCGCCTCCAGGCGGCCGGAGTGCTCGCGGGCGAGCAGCGCGTCGCGCTCCGCCTGCACGCGCTTCTTGTCGGTGATGTCGCGCGCGTAGGTGGAGATGTTGCGGCCGCTGGACCAGGCGTGCACCTCGTGCCAGCGGTCCCTGCCGGTGCGCAGCTCGAAGAGGCGGTAGCTCTCCTCGGCGGCCACCTCACGCATCGTGCGCTCGAACGGGGTGCCGCACAGCTCCGGGCACGACTCCCACAGCACGCGGCGGAAGAGCTCTTCCTGGGAGCGGCCAGTGAGCGCGGCCGCGTTGCGGTTCACGTAGGTGAGGCGCCAGTCCGTGTCCACGGTGAAGAAGGCGTCCGGCATGCTCTCCAGCACGTCGCGCACCCAGTCCAGCGTCTCGCGCAGCCCCTCCTCCACCCGCTGGGCGCTGGTGATGTCACGAAGGCGCAACAGCACCCCGTCCCGCAGCGGCACCGCCGTGCCCTGCAGCAGCACCTCCCCTTCGGTGAAGTGGTCCGCGTGCGGCCGGCCGGACTCCACCACCTGGCGCAATAGGTCCATGCGTCCGGCGATGCCGCCCTTCGAGGACACCTCGCCCAGGCGCCGGCCACGCAGGTACTCCGGCCCCCGGCCCAGCGCGCGCGCCGCGGCGGGGTTCGCCCAGAGCCACTCGAAGTCCTGGATGACTCCGCCCGGCGAGCGCACGGCGCGCAGCACCATGCACGCCTCCGGGTGTTCGCGCTCGGCCTCCTCCAACGCGGCCAGGAGCGCATCCGGGAGCGGGAGGGCCACGGTCGTATCGGTCGCGGACATCCGCCTCCTCGCGGCCCAGGCAGCGCCCAACCCCCGGGAAGCCCGCATGTCGCCACGAATCGCACTGCGGCTCAAGCCAGCCCCAGTCTTCGTATCTTTCTTAACCTTCTCGAATTACAGACACGTGAGAGTAAAAACCGGAAGGAATGGAAAGACTCCCCTCTGGACCGGAACGTCGGCCAGACTCATGCCTGCCCATGCGCCCTACCCTCATCACGCACGTCTCGTTCGAAGCCCTGCACCTGTCCCTGACGGAGCCGTTCGCCATCGCCACCGGCGCGCAGCTGGCGGCGGAGAATGTTCTTGTGCGCGTGACGCTCGCGGACGGCACCGTGGGGTTGGGCGAGGCGGCGCCCTTCACTGCGGTGAGCGGGGAGACGCAAGCCAGCACGCTCGCTTCGTTGGAGCCGGTGCGCGAGCTGCTCGTGGGCCGCGACGCCCAGGAGTGGCGGCCGGCGTCGGAGGCGCTGGGGGATGCGCTGACGCTGGCGCCGGCAGCGCGGTGTGGCGTGGAGATCGCGCTCCTGGACGCGCTCACGCGGCACCACCGCATCCCGATGTACGCCTTCTTCGGCGGGGCGGGGACGTCGCTGGACATCGACATGACGGTCACCGCCGGAGACGTGGCGCACGCGGTGGCGTCGACGCGGGCCATCCTGGGGCGCGGCATCGACACGGTGAAGGTGAAGGTCGGCGCGTTGGACCCGGACACGGACGCGGCGCGGCTCGTCGCCATCCACCAGGAGGCCCCGAAGGCGCGGCTCATCGCGGACGCCAACGGGGGCTACGACGTGGCGGAGGCGCTGGCGTTCCTCAAGGAGCTGGAGCGCGCGGAGGTGCCGCTGTCGCTGTTCGAGCAGCCGGTGGCCGACGTCGCGGGGCTCGCGGAGGTGACGCACCGCTCGAAGGTGTCGATATGCGCGGACGAGTCGGCGCGCTCGGTGAAGGACGTGCTGCGGCTCATCCGTGAGAACGCGTGCCACGGCATCAACATCAAGACGATGAAGTGCGGGATGGTGGATGCGGTGACGATGTGGAGCCTCGCCCGCGCGGCGGGGTTGGAGCTGATGGTGGGCGGCATGGTGGAGAGCGTGCTCGCGATGACCGCGTCCGCGCACCTGGCGGCGGGGCTGGGCGGCTTCAGCTACGCGGACCTGGACACGCCGCTCTTCATCGCGAACCACCCGTTCCAGGGCGGCGGTACGTACTCGGGCTCGCGGCTGACGTTGGACCCGAACGCGCTGGGGCACGGCGTCACGCTGCGCTGAGGCCTCAGCCCTTCACCAGGGAGGAGGCCACGTCCAGCGCCTTCTCCTTCTGCGGATCCGCGCCGGCCGCGTACGGCAGCGCGTCCGGGACCTCCACGTCCACCGGGACGCCCACGCCCTCCAGCCGCTCACCGTCCACCGTCACGTCCATCACGGCGAGGTAGAGCAGGTCCCCGTTGGACAGCTTCTGCGGTCCGCCGCCCAGCACCGCGCCCGCGGTGCGCTGGCCCACGAGCGTCGCCAGCCGGTGGCGCTTCATCGTGAAGGCCACCAGCTCCTTGCCGCTGCGTGAATTGCCGTTGACGAGCAGCACCACCGGCTTGCGCCAGGACGGCGCGAAGGGGCGTGTCTTGCCATCGCGGCCGGTGCTGACGAGCCGGGGGACCTGCGGGTTGAAGAGGTTGACGAAGGCGGGATTGCAGCCGCCCCAGCCATCGCGGAAGTCGACGACGAGCGCGTCCGCGTCCGCGAAGGTGTCCTGGAGCGCCTCCTCCAGGGCCTGCTGGTACTCCTCGCCCGTGCACGCGTAGACGTGCTGGTAGGCGACGCGGCGACCCTGGCGCTCCACGACCTGCCCGCTGGCCTTCTGGAACGCGAGCCACTCCTGGCGCGGGTTTACTCTGTGCGGCGTGACGGTGAGCGACAGGGGTTCAGCGCCCTTCGCACGCTCCACGGTGAGGCGCGTGGGCTTGCCCGCGCGGTTCGTGAAGGCGTGCCAGGGATGGAAGGGCTTGCCCTCCACGGTGACGAGCCGGTCTCCGCGCAGGAGGCCTGCCTTCGCGCCGGGGCCGTCCGTGAAGACGTGGCGGACGAAGAAGCCGTCCGGGGTCTCCACCACGTCCACGCCGATGCCGGTGGCCTCCACCTTCTTCTGCTTGAGGAAGGCCTGGAAGATGGCGGACACCTCCGCGTGGCCGGGGCTCTGCTTCGGGTAGTAGGCCGTGTGCGAGGCCTTCAGCGCCGCGAGCGCCGCGTTGGTGCGACGGGTGAAGTCCTCCACGTCCTTCGCGTCGGCGGCGTAGCCCTGGTGCGCGTCAGCCCAGGCGGTGCCCTTCGCCGCGTCGAGGAAGCGGGTGCGCACGAGGGTGACGATTTCGTCGCCCTGCTTCGCATAGGGGGCCGTCGCCGCCTGGACGCTGCCCGCGAGGAACAGCCCTACCACCCACCACCGCGCTGTCCGGACCGCCATGCGTGCCCCTCCCGGAAAGGACTTCACGATTCTTCACAGGGCCGTGGCCAGAGGGAAGGAAAGGCGTTCTGGCGCCGCGCGGCGTGGCGAACGCGGCGGGCGCGGTTAGGGATGAGGGGCTCATGTTGGATGCGCCCTCGTCATCGCCCAGGCTCGCGCTCGTGTCGGAGGACCCCCTGGCCCGGGGTGCGCTCGCACGGGCGCTGAGCGACCAGGCGGAGACCTGGACGGTGGTGGCGGCGGGCACGCAGGTGGAGCTGGAGGCGACACGGGGCGAGCCGCCTGACGTGGTGCTCTGGGACACGGGCCTGCGGCTGGAGGAAGGCGCGGCGCCGGACCTGGGCGCGCCCGTGCTGGCGCTGGTGGCGGACGAGGCGGCGGGGGAGCTGGCGCTGGGCGCGGGCGCGAGGGGCCTGCTGTTCCGCGACGTGGCCCCGGGGATGCTGGGCGCCGCGCTGCACGCGGTCGCGCGAGGCCTCACGGTGTTCGAGCCGGGCCTGTCCCAGGTGCGCGCCGCGCCCAGGAGCACGGCGCCGTCGGGAGCTCCGGGGCCGGACACCCTGACGCCGCGCGAGCGCGAGGTGCTGGGATTGTTGGCGGAGGGCCTGTCGAACAAGGCCATCGCGGACCGGCTGGACATCAGTGAGCACACCGCCAAGTTCCACGTGAACGCGGTGCTGGCCAAGCTGGGCGTGCAGCGCCGCACGGAGGCGGTGGTGCGCGCGGCGCGGATGGGGCTGGTGACGCTCTAATCGCTCAGCGCACGACGAAGGTCTCCATGAGGCGCACTTCATCGTCCAGGTGCGCTTCCAGCCACTCGCGATGGAACGAGGGAAGCGGCCACAAGTCGGGCCGTAAATTGGAGGACACCCTGCTCACCTCCAGGATTCGCTGGGCCGCTGCCGCCGCCAACGCGCGCCCGGCTTCGTCTCCCTTCCGCAGGGCGCCCTGCTCCATCAACTTGGAGCCCATCAGGACCTCAAAGCTGGTGTTCCCTTCCGCGATGCGCCCGCCCAGCTTCCACACCGCGACTCCCAGCCGGAGACGCTCTTCGGGCGTCAGCCCCTCCTTCGCCATCTCCAGTCGCAGCAGCAACTCCAGGGGAGCGCGCAGCAGCCGCGTCCCCATGGCCGCCCAGTAGAAACTCCAATCCGGATAGCGGACGCCCCGGGACTCCAGCCGCCACTGCGCCTCATCGCTCAGCCGAGCCATGTCGGTCTCCCGGTAGCGGGGAAGCTCCGCGATCCGCTCCAGCTCCGGCAGCTCCTCCCGCGTGAACGGTGTATTGCCGGAGGTCTCGCCCAGCAGCAACAACAACGGCAGGTCGGAATGCAGCGACTCCGCGGCCAGCGACGCCATCTCCGGCCGCAGCAGGTCCCGCCCCCGCTTGCGCGCCGCCACCACCGCATGCGGGCCGACGGCCCGGTGGAAGAACTCGAACGCGGCGAGCCTCATGACCGGATCCCTCAATCCGGAGACATGGTCCATCAACCACTGTTCCTGCTCTGCGGAGTGCCCTCCCGTCATCGCGGCGGTGAATCGGTCCTCCACGTCCTCGGTCCGCGCCCAGACGATGGCGACGGTGTCCTGCATCGGGTAGAGGAGCTCCATCCTGGCATTGTGATCAAGGTTGGGACGCCCTGCTTCGAACCACGCCCGTCGCATGGCATCGAGCCAGCGGCCCTGGGGCCTCAAGCGGCGCTGGTCGATGAGTGCCGCGAGCATGCGCGGCTCCGGGTCCTCAGGCGCCAGCTCACGCAGGTGCGCCGCCACCCGGGCCGCCGCGTCCAGCTTTCCCTCCTCCAGGAACAGACACGCCCGGAGGATCCACGCCGACCGGTACAGGGGAGCCTCTTCCAGCACCCTGTCGACTTCCGCGTGCGCCAGGTCCGTCTTCTTCGCGAAGGAATGGGTCACCGCCCGCTGGAGCCGCACGTCGACGGGCTCGCGCGGCGTGGCGGAGGATTTCGGTACGGACGCGCAGGCGCAGAGAAGCCCGCCCAGGAACAGCGACGCCAGGAATCGCCAGGGAGTCCGCTTCATCCCGTCATCCTAGCGGGTCTCCAGTCAGGCTCCGGCGGATGATTGCCCTGTGACGTCCATCGTTCAGGTGCTCAAGGCGTGACGAGGGCGCTCAGGCTCTTCCATTCATCGTCCAGGGAGGCCTGAAGCCAGGCGCGGTGAAGTGACGGCAACGGCCACGAGTCCACCTGGAGCGCGGAGGAGGCATGAGCCACGGCCCGGCCATGTTCGAGTTCTCGCTTCACCTCGGCGAGCTTCTCCACGTCCCCCATCCACTCCGCCCCCTGCTCCATCTGGCGAAGTCCCACCATGCGCTCCAACAGGGTGGAGCCCTCGGCGATGCGCGCCCCAAGAGTGAACACCGTCTGTCCCAGCCGGACCCGATCCTCCGCGGAGAGGCGATCCTTCGTCGCCTCGACTCGCCTCCATAGAATCAGCGCGGCATCCGTGACCATCGAAGCCACCGCCGCCTGGAGGAGACGAAGTGGGGGTGCTGTGACCGCCGCGAGCTCCAGACGCTGTTTCGCATCCGCGTACGCCTGGGCCAGCGAAGTGCGTCGGAAACGCGGGAGGGCCGCGATCCGCTCCAGCGCAGGGATGTCCTCCTGCGTGAGGGGGGCCTCCTTCGCGGACTCTCCCAGCAGCAGGAGCAGCGGTCCCTCGGATTCACTCATCCGCGAGGTGAGCGGTTCGAGCTTGCGCCGCAGCGTCTCTCGAGCCTGACGCCGCACGTCGGCGAGCGCGTCCTCTCCGGAACGAGGAAGGAAATACTCATAGGCGGTGAGCAGCAGCTCAGGGTCCTCCAATTCGGCAACGTGGGCCGCGAGCCACTGCTGCCGCGCGTCCGAAGCGCCATCCGCCAGCATCGCGGTGAAGCGGACCTCCGGAGACTGCGTTCGTTCCCACACCTGCTCGACGAAGGCA
This genomic window contains:
- a CDS encoding DUF2381 family protein; amino-acid sequence: MPNALPGWFFALFFLVATPALAGPRERAQVRTLVLSEHPDDAAHRIHVAGQIVTVLRFEQACDPMKTKLLGWEGRFEPLVVAGKRVVIEPLRALAPDESVPLLVTLADGTELSFLLRPPVEEWGWTDQQVDVFKDRESYQAVVSALSRALRAKNALEEENERLRQEETSADHALAALLVSGARAQTPFRVIKSWGAVEADSELSMRLYSGKGKAAVTIAVRNQSEDRPWRMVRAKLFSLKSHEPRTVAVRSEHASLSPGQSGTFAFVVDRSAFLDAEGQLETLMLEFYRHDGLRQGYVVLDPRLVRE
- a CDS encoding DUF2380 domain-containing protein, which gives rise to MRADALLLAMVLLATGCASAPHARSLSYTPGGTSVLSGPEQRLPRRQGSRDDETTPGAAGGRERSDALTRDAVLASIAEVKRSLGGVEAARSKLAGRPPPLVGWSLNGVFTRYLDHGSNQVKWMQGALGSATALTRVASEVGDANMEQGMLRMTGPKLQAALFGTLLMATWVDFLHLTDAVLRNCPTCSVEKLFVDLHRVQELMEPALEDLASQDPERVEAAAVAMPELMGKLTREFDSIQRETRASMKLGGQVLAAVRAVELVAMISTLKVSLPRLPPSAPATLGVGFVMNSGGVMTGSRLVVSAEWVEMMRRLVQAGVISVPAVSAAVLIQSGQVMMAQSHQDLPKGVRDALGDSPEVRGMQVTGRAGAGMSDGPRHHVLPQEHRKWFEQRGFKGDMDIDQFCVRLEQAHHEAIHGGGNWKLGRTWPGEWNRLIMDALFKAEVKSGRVLTRNEVLDIVADRMKDYRIPLNFTPGRRR
- a CDS encoding NUDIX hydrolase, with the translated sequence MSGGDAWRGNIKARLYERVRALGFDSLTAFADARPAVPLYALADELGDDDVAAVQVLSGLLGEAERRKQVTRFVRDVLVRLLSQSLTNGWPAVLDDANRFKVAKALGTWFAYTPETHKERVDRAGDALLAHPPPPGWQPLGPDDELLRTLLPDDEV
- a CDS encoding SDR family oxidoreductase, whose protein sequence is MFVVTGASGKLGQFVVEGLLKKVPADQVAVAVRNPDKAKAWAARGVQVRKVDYDHPETLNGVFSKGDTVLLISANEVGKRFPQHSAVIEAAKKAGVKLLAYTSILFADKSGLSLAGEHKATEEAIRASGIPYVFLRNGWYVENYTEHLAPALQYGVVQGSAKGGRVAAATREEYADAAVAVLTGTGHENQVYELAGDASFSLPEYVAELSRQSGKPVKYVDLPVAEFSAALQGVGVPKPFADTLADADAGLSRGELNDSSRTLSRLIGRPTVPFGNAIGAALKQG
- a CDS encoding winged helix-turn-helix transcriptional regulator, with the protein product MKASKGSPLLEKVKQRGDLHAAGCPSRGVLEHVTSQWGVLVLVALKEDGTHRFSELRRKVGGVSEKMLAQTLQALEQDGFVHREAHPVIPPHVDYSLTPLGEEVAVHVEALTSWIEDNVHRVMTARTQALPRKKAS
- a CDS encoding GNAT family N-acetyltransferase, coding for MPADTPLKVRILDAIRDVPAAQWDALVADGAPPFVRHAWLSAMEESGSATEDTGWAPHHLTLWRGKKLVAAAPAYLKFHSMGEYIYDFGWANAAAQLGVEYYPKLLVGGPLSPATVPRFLTAPGEDAALLRRALLQAAVETAQAKDCSGVHVLYPTDEEADFLEEAGLARRITLQFHWKNPGYQSYDDYLARFDSKRRNQLKRERAAAATQGIQLRTVRGADLTPEHAQRAYTFYTSTCERHAWGQVQLTPGFFERVFRDLPDTVEMVEAVKDGQVIAGAFNLATPERLYGRYWGCTEEHPFLHFNVCLYQSVDDCIRSGRKVFEPGAGGEHKVTRGFEPTAVHSAHLIFDKRLDKAVRSFLRMEHMRLAPAVEEAERICGLKPWAGSGVGGAPGSTGT